Sequence from the bacterium genome:
CTTCCGGGTCCGGCAGAAAATTTTGAGGCGATGCTGGTGGCCGTATGAGCAAACTGCCGGGAGTTTCCGGACGGGATGGTGTCAAAGCACTGGGAAAAGCACGTTGTCAGTTCAAAGGGCAACACGGGAGCCATATGATCCTGCGGCGAGACAATCCATTCTCTCAAGTTGTTGTGCCCGGGCAGGAAGAACTGCAC
This genomic interval carries:
- a CDS encoding type II toxin-antitoxin system HicA family toxin, whose translation is MSKLPGVSGRDGVKALGKARCQFKGQHGSHMILRRDNPFSQVVVPGQEELHRGILARLSGSRDSVLKNT